The following coding sequences lie in one Capsicum annuum cultivar UCD-10X-F1 chromosome 5, UCD10Xv1.1, whole genome shotgun sequence genomic window:
- the LOC124898570 gene encoding uncharacterized protein LOC124898570: protein MIQHPDQSYIDPLETSLKEKPAHYTHVEEEPNGNPWYYVMKRAVTKKVVTDFIRNNLICRFRVPELIITDNGFKIVHRNSTAYRPQMNEVVEAANKNIKKILRKIIENDRLWHKMLPYALLGYRTMVRTSIGVTPYLLVYRNKAVIPAEVEIPSLRIIQEAGLSNEEWVRARYE, encoded by the exons ATGATTCAGCACCcagatcagagttacattgatcctttggaaaCCAGCTTGAAGGAGAAACCCGCGCATTATACACACGTTGAAGAGGAGCCTAATGGAAATCCTTGGTACTATGTCATGAAAag agccgtcactaagaaagtggttacAGATTTCAttaggaataacttgatttgccgatTCAGAGTACCGGAATTgatcattactgataatggg ttcaagattgtACATCGCAACTCGACTGCATATCGTCCCCAAATGAATGAAGTTGTGGAGGCTGcgaacaagaatatcaagaagatattgAGAAAAATCATCGAAAATGATAGATTATGGCATAAGATGTTACCTTACGCCTTGCTAGGGTATCGAACAATGGTTCGAACCTCCATTGGGGTAACTCCCTATTTACTGGTTTACAGGAATAAAGCTGTGATACCTGctgaggttgaaataccttccctaaggattattcaggaagctggacTGAGTAATGAAGAATGGGTCCGCGCTCGCTATGAAtaa